One window of the Paenibacillus beijingensis genome contains the following:
- a CDS encoding MmcQ/YjbR family DNA-binding protein, giving the protein MEHDNRIKSEQGLCMLEQVRLICGSLPETEEIIDGFGHTTFKVKGKSFIIMGENEDGPGLSFKSDRENQEFLLLQGRFVKTPYIGHHGWVSTRKDVPFDWAELGELLKEAYLRAAPKRLVKELRPEADFDR; this is encoded by the coding sequence ATGGAACACGATAACCGGATCAAATCGGAGCAAGGTCTGTGCATGCTGGAACAAGTGCGGCTTATTTGCGGATCGCTGCCGGAAACGGAGGAAATCATCGACGGTTTCGGGCATACAACCTTTAAAGTGAAAGGCAAATCGTTTATCATCATGGGCGAAAATGAAGACGGGCCCGGCTTGTCGTTCAAGTCGGACCGCGAAAATCAGGAATTTCTGCTGCTGCAGGGCCGGTTCGTCAAAACGCCGTACATCGGTCATCACGGGTGGGTGTCAACCCGAAAAGACGTGCCGTTCGATTGGGCTGAGCTCGGCGAGCTGCTCAAAGAAGCGTATTTGCGGGCCGCGCCCAAACGGCTGGTGAAAGAGCTGCGACCGGAAGCAGATTTCGATCGATAA
- a CDS encoding NAD(P)-dependent oxidoreductase, with protein sequence MKAAVVGLGNMGLPMASNLLKAGFEVKVYNRTASRAEPLLKQGARLAETPADAARGSDIVLTMVADDAAAEQTALGEGGVLEGLKPGGIHISSSTISPDCSRKLMEAHAKAGQHYIAAPVLGRPDAAEAGALKMLVAGPEDARAQAMPFFEAVGKEIFVIGDKGPLANVMKLANNFLLASMLEALSEAQVMTGKYGIAPETFMDVANSLFQSPVYRNYGGLMTGRSFDPAGFKLKLGLKDVELALSAAEAVTAPLPLGKLVRGHFREGIARGWGELDWAALIQCVEVAEEKEK encoded by the coding sequence ATGAAAGCAGCTGTAGTAGGACTTGGGAACATGGGGCTGCCGATGGCAAGCAATCTGCTGAAGGCGGGCTTTGAAGTGAAGGTATATAACCGAACGGCGTCCAGAGCGGAGCCGCTTCTTAAACAGGGGGCGCGGCTTGCGGAAACGCCGGCCGATGCCGCCCGCGGCAGCGATATCGTGCTGACGATGGTCGCCGACGACGCGGCCGCCGAACAAACGGCGCTCGGCGAGGGCGGCGTCCTGGAGGGGCTGAAACCGGGCGGCATTCATATTTCCTCGAGCACGATTAGTCCCGACTGCTCCCGCAAGCTGATGGAAGCCCATGCCAAGGCGGGACAGCATTACATTGCCGCCCCCGTCCTGGGACGTCCGGATGCCGCCGAGGCCGGCGCGCTTAAGATGCTTGTCGCGGGACCGGAGGACGCCAGAGCGCAAGCGATGCCCTTCTTCGAGGCAGTCGGCAAAGAAATATTCGTCATCGGCGACAAAGGCCCGCTCGCGAATGTGATGAAGCTGGCCAACAACTTTTTGCTCGCATCCATGCTGGAAGCATTATCGGAAGCGCAGGTGATGACCGGCAAATACGGCATCGCGCCGGAAACGTTCATGGATGTGGCCAATTCGTTGTTTCAGTCGCCGGTTTACCGCAATTACGGCGGCTTGATGACCGGGCGCAGCTTCGATCCCGCCGGCTTCAAGCTGAAGCTCGGACTGAAGGATGTGGAGCTGGCGCTTTCCGCGGCGGAAGCCGTAACCGCGCCGCTGCCGCTCGGGAAGCTTGTCCGAGGCCATTTCCGCGAAGGCATCGCACGCGGGTGGGGCGAGCTGGACTGGGCCGCGCTTATTCAATGCGTGGAGGTCGCGGAAGAGAAGGAGAAGTAA